DNA from Synechococcus elongatus PCC 6301:
TTCCACCCGCACCTCGCAGCGGCCGCGAAGTGGTGATGATTGAGGATCTAACCCACGCCTACAACGACAAGATCCTGTTCCTTGGGGCAGAATTGCTAATTGAACGGGGCGATCGCATTGCCTTTCTCGGGCCGAATGGCGCGGGTAAGTCTACCCTGTTGCGGCTGATTCTGGGGCGTGAGCCGCTGCTGGAAGGCAAAGTGGAACTCGGTGCCCACCAAGTCATCCCCAGCTATTTTGAGCAGAATCAAGCGGAAGCGCTAGATCTCGAAAAGACAGTGCTCGATACGATTCATGACGAGGTGCCGTCTTGGAAGGACTCAGAAGTTCGCACCCTTTTGGGGAGTTTCTGTTTCCGCTCTGACACTGTCTTCAAGAAAGTAGGGGCTCTAAGTGGTGGTGAGAAAGCACGACTAGCGCTGGCAAAAATGTTGCTGCAGCCTGCCAACTTGTTGATTCTCGATGAGCCAACGAACCACCTCGATATCCCTGCCAAGGAAATGCTGGAGGAAGCTCTACGAGAGTACGAAGGAACGGCGCTAATTGTGTCGCACGATCGCTATTTCGTATCGAGAGTTGCCAATAAGATTGTCGAAATTCGGGATGGCGAGTTCCGCGTTTATGCCGGCGATTATCACTATTACCTCGAGCAAATTCAGCTGAAGAAAGAGCGAGAGCGGCTGGCGGCAATAGAGGCAGAAAAAGCTTCGAAGGCAGCGGCGAAGCGTGCTAAGCAAAAAGCCAAACAGCAAGAACGCCGTCAGTCCTAATCTGCTCTCTCTCAATGCCAAAAAGCGATCGCAATCATCCGCTCTCACTGGTTAGCCATGCTGGTCAATGACAGGCAAGATCAGGAAGGCGATCGCTTTTTATTCGGCTAAAGGCCAGCTTCTTTCACCCTCACTAATCGAGAGAGAAGCCATCGTTCAGATCCAGAGGAACCATTTACCGCGTCAAGATTGACGGCTGAGCAGTCATTGGCTTCCGCTTTTTGGCCAGATTAAAGATCAAAAACTCTGATGTCTCTGTCGATGCAGTTGCTGTCGACTCGGGCAAACGCGATCGCTGTTACACAGCGCTGAACAGCCGCTCATTTTGAAGACTGACACTCCAAAGAGTGACCTTGAATTAATACTGCGGCATTCAAGACTTTGACTAGGCTGTTTATTCTGGGAGCAGTAACGAGGAATTTTTATGTCGAAGCTGTTTGCGGCGACGGCAGCAGAACGAGCGAGCCGACTAGCCACCCTCCTACAGGAGTTCCGCTTCCAAGTTCATAAACCGCTGTTCGAATCTGCAGGCTTAGCCGCGCCACCCCTATCTAAGCGGCAACTATCCCAACTGCTAGGCGTGTCACCGACCCTGATTGTCAAATATGAAAATGCCGAAATTGACCCCCTCGATATTCGCTGGGGCTTAATGAACCGGATTGCTGAAGTTCTGGGGCTGTCCCTCGATGAACTGAATGGCGTGTTCTCTGGTCAGCAAGACTCCTCCGCCCTACTGGAGCGATCGCAGAAGAAAAGCAACCGCCGCTCTAGCTGAACAGGGCTACGTCAGTTAGCCTCAGACCGAAACCCTCCGCTTCATCAGGCGCGATCGCTGGCCGGGATAATTCCTTGGGAGGCTAAATAGTCCAGCACTTGCGCCACACAATCCTCAAGCGATCGGCTGCCAGTATCAATTTGCAGCTCCGCCGCTTCCGGTGCCTCGTAGGGCGAAGAAATTCCTGTAAATTCTGGGATCTGACCAGCGCGAGCCTTGGCATAGAGGCCTTTGACATCGCGTTGCTCACAGATATCCAAAGAGGCTTGGCAATAGACCTCAATATATTCACCGTCGGCGACCAAGGCGCGGACGCGATCGCGATCGGCACGGAAGGGCGAGACAAACGCCGCCAGGGT
Protein-coding regions in this window:
- a CDS encoding helix-turn-helix domain-containing protein, with product MSKLFAATAAERASRLATLLQEFRFQVHKPLFESAGLAAPPLSKRQLSQLLGVSPTLIVKYENAEIDPLDIRWGLMNRIAEVLGLSLDELNGVFSGQQDSSALLERSQKKSNRRSS
- the cysC gene encoding adenylyl-sulfate kinase, whose protein sequence is MIADPASRNVVWHDATITRSDRERLNGHRGVILWFTGLSGSGKSTLAHAVEAQLFERGCRTFVLDGDNVRHGLCADLGFSDSDRQENIRRIGEVAKLFMEAGVITLAAFVSPFRADRDRVRALVADGEYIEVYCQASLDICEQRDVKGLYAKARAGQIPEFTGISSPYEAPEAAELQIDTGSRSLEDCVAQVLDYLASQGIIPASDRA